Genomic segment of Streptomyces alboniger:
GCTGCCTGCGGCGCGGGCTCGTCTCGGGGCGGCCGCGCGCGGCCAGCACGGCGGCGGCGGTGCGCAGGGCGGCGAGGTGGGCGGTGGCGTAGCGCTCGTTCGGAGTGTCCAGGCGGGCGGCCTCGTCGATTCCGGCGCGGGCCTGGGCGAGCAGTTCGAGGGCGGCGGGCGGGGCGGTCGCGCGGCGCAGGACGGGGTGGACATCGCTCGCCGGGCCGGTCAGTGAGGGCGCGGGGCGCACGGCGCGGTGCCGGTGTGCGGCTGCTGCGGAAGTGCTGGCCATGACGAACCTCCTGTCGTCTGTGACGGCGCGGTGGCCGTATGTGCCCATCGTGGAGTACCCCACTGACAATCGGCCTTGACCTGCTCCTTTGCCCCGGGCGGGGGTGCAGGCTTACTTTTGTACTGACCAGTCAGTTCAAAAGAAGGGTCTGGGGGGACTGTGGACGATCCGACCGACGGCGTGCACGCGGCCGCCGTCACCGCCGAGGGCCTCGGCCTCGAAGGGCCGCGCGGCTGGGCGTTCCGCGGCATCGACATCGACGCGCAGCCCGGGTCACTGATCGCGCTGGAGGGCCCCTCGGGCTCGGGCCGTACGTGTCTCCTGCTCGCTCTCACGGGACGTATGCGCGCCACCGAGGGGCACGCGCGCGTGGGGCGCTTCCGGCTGCCCAAGCAACTGGCCGCGGTGCGCCGGATCAGCGGGCTCGGGCCGGTGCCCGGCGTCACCGACCTCGACCCGGCCCTGACCGTCGCCGAGCACCTGCACGAACGGGCGCTCCTGGAGCGGCGGTTCGGCGGCCCGTTGCGGGGGCTTCTGCGCCCGCGCGCCGAGCGCAGGAACGAGACGCGGCTGCGCGTCGACACCGCGCTGACCGCCGCGGGCCTCGACATGGAGTCGCTGCCCAAGGGGCGGCGGACGTCCGTACGCGATCTGGAGCGGCTCGAAGCCCTGCGCCTGTCCATAGCCCTCGCGTTGATCGGCCGGCCGCGCGTACTCGGCGTCGACGACACCGACCTCAAGCTCTCGGACGCCGAACGGGCCGAGGCCTGGGACCTGTTGAAGTCCATCACCGAGAACGGGACGACCGTCGTGGCGGTGTGCAGCGAGGCGCCCGAGGGCGCGGTCGTGGTGCGCACCCGCGCCCAGGAGACGGACAGCGCCACCGAGCCGGAACGGCACGGCACCGACGACGACAAGGAGACGGCGGATGCGCTCCCCGAAGCTGGCCGCGCTTGAGCTGAGGCGCTTCGGCAGGGGGAAGCTGCCGCGCCTCGCGCTGGTCGCGCTCCTGCTGCTGCCCCTGCTGTACGGCGCGTTGTACCTGTGCTCCTTCTGGGATCCGTACGGCCGTCTCGACCGCATCCCCGTGGCGCTGGTCAACGAGGACGACGGCGCCACCGCGCAGGGCAAGAAGCTGGAGGCGGGCGACTCCATCGTCGAGCGGCTGCGTGACAGCAAGACCTTCGAGTGGCACGAGGTGACGGACGCCGAGGCCCGCGAGGGCGTCGAGGACGGGACGTACTACCTGTCGCTGACGATGCCGTCGGACTTCAGCAAGCGCATCGCGTCGAGTTCGGGGGACTCTCCGGAGACGGGCGCTCTGCGGGTGCGTACGAACGACGCCAACAACTACATCGTCGGGCAGATCTCGCGGACGGTCTTCTCCGAGGTGCGCAGGGCGGCGTCCACCAAGGCCTCGCGCTCCTTCCTCGACAAGATCTTCATCTCGTTCTCCGACATCCACGACGAGACCCAGAAGGCCGCCGAGGGCGCCGACAAGCTCGACGGCGGCATCGGCAAGGCGAAGAAGGGGTCCAAGGACCTCGTGAACGGCCTGGGGAACGCCAAGAAGGGCAGCGGTGACCTGGCCGCGGGCATCAAGAAGCTCCACAAGGGCGCGGGTGACATCAAGAGCGGTTCGAGGCGGGTCGCGGACGGTACGCACAAGCTCGCCGGAA
This window contains:
- a CDS encoding ATP-binding cassette domain-containing protein, with the translated sequence MDDPTDGVHAAAVTAEGLGLEGPRGWAFRGIDIDAQPGSLIALEGPSGSGRTCLLLALTGRMRATEGHARVGRFRLPKQLAAVRRISGLGPVPGVTDLDPALTVAEHLHERALLERRFGGPLRGLLRPRAERRNETRLRVDTALTAAGLDMESLPKGRRTSVRDLERLEALRLSIALALIGRPRVLGVDDTDLKLSDAERAEAWDLLKSITENGTTVVAVCSEAPEGAVVVRTRAQETDSATEPERHGTDDDKETADALPEAGRA
- a CDS encoding SAV_6107 family HEPN domain-containing protein, which gives rise to MASTSAAAAHRHRAVRPAPSLTGPASDVHPVLRRATAPPAALELLAQARAGIDEAARLDTPNERYATAHLAALRTAAAVLAARGRPETSPRRRQRIRSAWEVLPEIAPELTEWSALFASGAARRARAEAGIQGAATARDADDLLRDVAMFLRLVERMLVLQPVLPQARQERPDRGEERPDAG